From one Butyricimonas faecihominis genomic stretch:
- a CDS encoding AIR synthase related protein codes for MRKDERYNQRGVSASKEDVHNAIKNIDKGIFPKAFCKIIPDYLGGQKSYCNIMHADGAGTKSSLAYMYWKETGDLSVWKGIAQDALIMNIDDLLCVGAVDNILLSSTIGRNKKLIPGEVIAAIINGTEELIEEYRKLGVNIYSTGGETADVGDLVRTIIVDSTVTCRMKRSDVISNDRIKAGDVIVGLSSYGQASYETEYNGGMGSNGLTSARHDVFAKYLAKKYPESYDNSVPEELVYSGKCKLTDEIAGLGIDAGKLVLSPTRTYIPVIKQVLDKYRKQVHGMVHCSGGAQTKVMNFVENMHIVKDNMFPVPPLFKLIQEQSGTPWDEMYKVFNMGHRMEIYVDEEIADDIITISKSFNIDAQIVGRCYDNDEGKGNKLTIISGLGKFIY; via the coding sequence ATGAGAAAAGACGAAAGATATAACCAGCGAGGAGTGTCCGCATCCAAAGAAGATGTGCATAACGCCATAAAAAATATCGACAAAGGTATTTTCCCGAAAGCTTTCTGCAAAATCATCCCCGATTACCTCGGAGGACAGAAAAGCTACTGCAACATCATGCACGCCGACGGGGCCGGAACCAAATCTTCACTCGCCTACATGTACTGGAAAGAAACCGGGGACTTATCCGTGTGGAAAGGTATCGCGCAGGACGCCTTGATCATGAACATCGATGACTTGCTCTGCGTGGGTGCCGTGGATAATATCCTGCTCTCTTCCACGATCGGGAGAAACAAGAAACTGATACCGGGAGAAGTTATCGCAGCCATCATCAACGGAACGGAAGAGCTGATCGAGGAATACCGGAAACTGGGAGTAAACATTTATTCTACCGGAGGCGAAACCGCAGACGTGGGGGATCTTGTGAGGACCATTATCGTGGACTCCACGGTGACTTGCCGGATGAAACGTTCGGACGTGATCTCTAACGACCGTATCAAGGCGGGAGATGTAATTGTAGGACTTTCGTCATACGGGCAAGCCTCTTACGAAACAGAATACAACGGTGGGATGGGGTCCAACGGACTAACTTCTGCCCGTCACGACGTATTTGCCAAGTATTTGGCGAAGAAATACCCGGAAAGCTATGACAACTCCGTTCCGGAAGAACTCGTTTACTCCGGAAAATGTAAACTGACAGACGAAATTGCCGGATTGGGCATTGATGCCGGGAAACTGGTATTGTCTCCGACCCGTACGTATATCCCGGTAATCAAGCAGGTGCTTGACAAGTACCGGAAACAAGTTCACGGTATGGTACACTGCTCCGGTGGAGCCCAAACCAAAGTGATGAATTTCGTGGAGAATATGCACATCGTGAAGGACAATATGTTCCCAGTTCCTCCCTTGTTCAAATTAATTCAGGAACAATCGGGAACCCCGTGGGACGAAATGTACAAGGTATTCAACATGGGTCACCGTATGGAAATCTACGTGGATGAAGAGATTGCAGATGACATCATCACCATTTCCAAAAGCTTTAACATCGATGCCCAAATCGTCGGTCGTTGCTACGATAACGATGAGGGAAAAGGTAATAAGCTCACGATAATCAGCGGACTCGGGAAGTTCATATACTGA
- a CDS encoding DUF86 domain-containing protein, which translates to MYDKKVLHLLDKIIESVEVILERTETVDSVNAFLDSSTGTLLLDGVCMKLIAVGESIKNLDKLTTGGLLVHYPQISWREVMGMRDIIVHHYFEVDADVIFNTVKENIPVLLEILKQIRKEI; encoded by the coding sequence ATGTATGATAAAAAGGTTTTACATTTACTTGATAAAATCATTGAATCTGTTGAGGTTATTCTAGAACGAACGGAGACTGTTGATAGTGTTAATGCTTTTTTAGATTCTTCTACGGGGACGCTCTTGTTGGACGGGGTTTGTATGAAATTGATTGCCGTTGGGGAAAGTATTAAAAATTTAGATAAGTTGACAACTGGAGGATTACTAGTTCATTACCCTCAAATTTCGTGGCGGGAAGTGATGGGGATGCGTGATATTATTGTACATCATTATTTTGAAGTTGATGCCGACGTTATTTTTAATACAGTAAAAGAAAATATACCAGTATTGCTGGAAATATTGAAACAGATACGAAAAGAAATTTGA
- a CDS encoding nucleotidyltransferase family protein: MKSISEYLQLLAGYMKANAANYHITRMGIFGSVARGEETEVSDIDICFEGEAPTLFTLARIKYELEELLGRPVDLVRVRDRMDEVLKQNIQKEAVYV, from the coding sequence ATGAAATCGATAAGTGAATATTTACAATTGCTTGCAGGATATATGAAAGCTAATGCTGCCAATTATCACATCACGCGGATGGGAATATTTGGGAGTGTTGCTCGTGGGGAGGAAACGGAGGTTAGCGATATAGATATTTGCTTTGAGGGGGAAGCCCCGACTTTATTTACTTTGGCACGGATCAAATATGAATTAGAAGAGTTGTTGGGGCGACCTGTGGACTTGGTTCGTGTGCGGGATCGAATGGATGAAGTTTTGAAACAAAATATTCAGAAGGAGGCCGTTTATGTATGA
- a CDS encoding AsmA-like C-terminal region-containing protein produces the protein MWRLLKYFFISLLVLVILVCASIGIVLNFIFTPEKLTPIVEKSANEFLNAEVHFDAIELTFFSTFPEFGLEMRNGSVVTKVFQDSLKQENVYAATDSLMSFKRCRLIVNPMAYLSRKEVIVKELRLEEPQIYAYIDTNGVPGWNVMRESAEQDSVVMVETDTIQEKLIESIDIRNIRIEGGKLVFDDRANELYARLEGFGLKIDGNFMERKADLLLDVKAKNILFWQEGNLLVKRLRFALQTGMRLDRDSMLYVLDKAVMRVNRMKFGVGGRLQADTLNRLLDVDLTFGIKVPSLKTLLDLVPETVLKHDENVTVSGEVLCRGTLKGKYGKDRVPVLDARFKINEGSVKYAGMPYSLDKLDVDLEGVVDLQKEQPSFLKLNRFCVKGTDVDVDLNGRVDQLLSNPLITASVKADVDFSILPKIFPIQEEVTLTGSLNAGLKGNVLLADIKNKNYGKLDIRGGCQLKNVLLASEKDSLRLRSKSVILGFGTNMEDKTILQEKNLLNGIFGFDSVDIQWKNALTFHMDTSYVKVKTSPLRDTTAVASMSADIRFGWIDLVMGDSLRFRMGNSTANFALAPSPEDKKLPLVKAKVNMDSLRVRARGNRLRLANAGFDLSGVPDRKNKRQWLASGVVGFKDMRVYTPLFPLRMRMPGTKITLSPGHIKLNGAKLKMGRSDLLLTGEVYNLAGAFLRQEDLKANLKVRSNMINCNQLMKAMEVGAANRMNMKWGTEEELSEDELSDVDLAADSTYVADSTMSVFVVPPGVDFTFETNIKKVLYGKLELDSIHGKVVMQNQCIELSDLSMRSMAADVKTTMLYKASGKEKAYTGFDLRMDDIDVGALINFMPSLDSIVPMLRSFDGLVDFHMAAETDLDSTMMVDLPTLRAVAYIDGKDLVLMDGETFSEISKMLMFKNKERNLIDSVAVDFRIKDGMIEVFPFLVEVDRYKVAVGGEHKIDMTFNYHISVLKSPVPFKLGVDIYGSMEKMKFKITKAKYKNLFIPSKRAKVDSAQINVRNQIRRILQSARE, from the coding sequence ATGTGGCGTTTATTAAAGTATTTCTTTATTTCACTATTAGTATTGGTGATATTAGTGTGTGCTTCGATAGGCATCGTGTTGAATTTTATTTTTACTCCTGAAAAGTTGACTCCTATCGTGGAGAAAAGTGCCAACGAGTTTTTGAATGCGGAAGTACATTTTGATGCGATCGAGTTAACCTTTTTCTCGACTTTCCCGGAATTCGGGCTTGAGATGCGAAATGGTAGCGTGGTGACGAAAGTCTTTCAGGATTCGTTGAAACAGGAGAATGTTTATGCCGCTACTGATTCATTGATGAGTTTCAAGCGTTGTCGGCTGATCGTGAACCCGATGGCTTATCTGTCTCGAAAGGAAGTTATCGTGAAAGAATTGCGTTTGGAAGAACCGCAGATTTACGCTTATATTGACACGAACGGGGTTCCCGGTTGGAATGTAATGCGGGAGTCTGCTGAACAGGATTCAGTGGTCATGGTGGAGACGGATACGATTCAAGAAAAATTGATTGAAAGTATTGATATTCGTAACATTCGTATTGAGGGAGGAAAACTCGTGTTTGATGATCGTGCGAATGAACTTTATGCCCGATTGGAGGGGTTCGGTTTGAAAATCGATGGAAATTTTATGGAGCGGAAGGCGGACTTGCTGTTGGATGTGAAAGCAAAGAATATTCTTTTCTGGCAAGAAGGTAATTTACTCGTGAAACGCTTGCGATTTGCTTTGCAAACAGGAATGCGTCTGGATCGAGATTCAATGCTTTACGTGTTGGATAAAGCTGTTATGAGGGTGAATAGAATGAAATTCGGGGTAGGAGGACGTTTACAGGCAGATACATTGAATCGTTTGTTGGACGTGGACCTGACCTTTGGGATAAAAGTTCCTTCTTTGAAAACCCTGCTTGACCTTGTTCCGGAAACAGTACTAAAACATGATGAAAACGTGACGGTATCGGGAGAGGTGTTATGCCGGGGAACGTTGAAGGGGAAATATGGAAAGGATCGAGTTCCCGTGTTGGATGCTCGTTTCAAAATAAATGAAGGCTCCGTGAAATACGCGGGGATGCCTTATTCGTTGGATAAATTGGATGTTGACTTGGAAGGTGTCGTTGATTTACAGAAAGAACAACCTTCGTTTTTGAAATTAAACCGGTTTTGCGTGAAGGGAACAGATGTGGATGTGGATTTAAATGGCCGGGTGGATCAATTACTTTCCAATCCTTTGATTACCGCGAGCGTGAAGGCGGATGTCGATTTCTCTATATTACCCAAAATATTCCCGATACAAGAGGAGGTGACATTGACGGGAAGTTTGAATGCTGGGCTAAAAGGAAATGTTTTATTGGCTGACATAAAGAATAAAAACTATGGAAAACTGGATATTCGAGGGGGGTGTCAATTAAAGAATGTTTTGTTAGCCAGCGAAAAGGATAGTTTGAGATTACGTTCAAAATCTGTGATATTGGGATTCGGAACCAACATGGAAGATAAGACTATCTTGCAGGAAAAGAACCTATTGAATGGAATCTTTGGTTTTGATAGTGTCGATATACAGTGGAAGAATGCTTTAACCTTTCACATGGATACTTCTTACGTGAAGGTAAAAACTTCTCCCTTGCGGGATACCACGGCAGTCGCCTCAATGTCGGCAGACATTCGTTTCGGGTGGATTGACTTGGTGATGGGTGACTCCCTGCGGTTCCGGATGGGAAATAGCACGGCTAATTTTGCCTTGGCTCCCTCTCCGGAAGATAAAAAGCTCCCGTTAGTAAAAGCGAAGGTCAATATGGATAGTTTACGGGTAAGAGCTAGAGGGAATCGTTTACGACTGGCGAATGCCGGATTTGATCTTTCGGGAGTTCCGGACCGGAAAAATAAACGTCAATGGCTCGCCAGTGGGGTGGTCGGCTTTAAGGATATGCGGGTATACACCCCCTTGTTTCCTCTGCGGATGCGTATGCCGGGGACGAAGATTACTTTAAGTCCCGGACATATTAAATTGAATGGTGCAAAGTTGAAGATGGGACGTTCTGATCTTTTGTTAACCGGGGAAGTGTACAATCTGGCGGGTGCATTTTTGCGGCAGGAGGATTTGAAAGCTAATTTGAAGGTGAGATCGAATATGATTAATTGCAATCAATTGATGAAAGCTATGGAAGTTGGGGCTGCCAATCGAATGAACATGAAGTGGGGGACAGAAGAGGAATTGAGTGAGGATGAATTGTCTGATGTGGATTTGGCGGCAGATTCCACGTACGTGGCTGACTCTACCATGTCTGTTTTTGTTGTTCCTCCCGGTGTTGATTTCACGTTTGAGACGAATATTAAGAAGGTGTTGTATGGAAAGTTGGAATTGGATAGTATTCACGGGAAAGTGGTGATGCAAAATCAATGTATCGAGTTGTCGGATTTGAGTATGCGTTCCATGGCGGCAGATGTGAAGACCACGATGTTGTACAAGGCTTCCGGGAAAGAGAAAGCGTATACCGGTTTCGATTTACGAATGGATGATATTGACGTGGGGGCGTTGATTAATTTTATGCCATCTTTGGATTCGATCGTTCCGATGCTACGCTCTTTCGATGGGCTGGTAGATTTCCATATGGCGGCGGAGACAGATCTGGATTCTACAATGATGGTTGATTTACCGACCTTGAGGGCTGTGGCTTACATTGATGGTAAGGATTTGGTGTTGATGGACGGGGAGACGTTCTCGGAGATTTCCAAAATGTTGATGTTTAAAAACAAGGAGCGTAATCTGATTGATAGCGTGGCCGTGGACTTCCGCATCAAGGATGGTATGATTGAAGTGTTCCCCTTCTTGGTTGAGGTGGATCGTTACAAGGTGGCCGTGGGTGGAGAACATAAGATTGACATGACTTTTAATTACCATATTTCCGTGTTAAAATCACCCGTACCCTTCAAATTGGGAGTAGATATTTACGGGTCGATGGAGAAGATGAAATTCAAGATTACGAAGGCTAAATACAAGAACCTATTTATCCCTTCCAAACGGGCGAAGGTGGATAGCGCCCAGATTAATGTACGTAATCAAATTCGACGGATATTGCAGTCAGCGAGGGAATGA
- a CDS encoding exo-beta-N-acetylmuramidase NamZ domain-containing protein: MRYLILFLVIASACTDAISVNVQDGIERFEVYRNLLTGKRVGIVANHTSRVDTVHSVDFLLEKGIHVVRIFCPEHGFRGTADAGETVGDYIDAGSDLKVVSLYGKKKKPQPEDLSGIDVMIFDIQDVGVRFYTYLSTLHYVMEACAEQNIPLIVMDRPNPNAFYVDGPVLQKEFKSFVGMHPVPVVYGMTIGEYAGMINGEGWLKDSVTCDLTVIPCEGWSREQPVALPYAPSPNLPDSVSIMLYPSTCFFEGTAINEGRGTLRPFQVFGHPSLKGMPYSYVPRPIKGMSMQPKCKGQTCYGMDLQGEYHTILKMKRLNLAWLLLAYQEYKGTEPFFNALFNKLVGNDRVQQQLKDGVTEEEIRAGWQDEVAGFMKVREKYLIYDKKNVG; the protein is encoded by the coding sequence ATGAGATATTTAATATTATTTTTGGTGATAGCATCCGCGTGTACGGATGCTATTTCCGTGAATGTACAAGACGGGATTGAACGGTTTGAGGTTTACCGGAATCTGTTGACTGGAAAACGAGTTGGAATCGTGGCAAACCACACTTCCCGGGTAGACACGGTGCATAGTGTGGACTTCCTGTTGGAAAAAGGTATTCACGTGGTACGAATTTTTTGTCCCGAACATGGATTTCGGGGTACGGCTGATGCCGGGGAGACCGTTGGGGATTATATTGATGCCGGGAGTGATTTGAAGGTGGTGTCCCTGTACGGGAAGAAAAAGAAACCCCAGCCGGAGGATCTGTCGGGAATAGACGTGATGATTTTTGATATACAGGACGTGGGAGTACGTTTCTATACTTATCTGTCCACGTTACATTACGTGATGGAGGCCTGTGCGGAACAGAACATTCCCTTGATCGTGATGGACCGTCCTAACCCGAATGCTTTTTACGTGGATGGCCCGGTCCTGCAGAAAGAGTTTAAGTCTTTTGTCGGGATGCACCCGGTTCCGGTCGTGTACGGGATGACGATAGGTGAATATGCCGGAATGATTAACGGGGAAGGTTGGTTGAAAGATAGCGTGACCTGTGATCTGACCGTGATCCCTTGCGAGGGATGGAGTCGGGAACAACCCGTGGCGTTACCTTATGCCCCGTCTCCGAATTTGCCGGATTCTGTTTCCATCATGCTTTACCCGTCAACTTGTTTTTTTGAGGGAACAGCGATCAACGAGGGACGAGGGACGCTACGTCCGTTTCAGGTGTTCGGGCATCCGAGCTTGAAAGGTATGCCCTATTCTTACGTGCCTCGCCCGATTAAGGGAATGAGTATGCAGCCCAAATGCAAGGGGCAAACTTGTTACGGCATGGATTTGCAGGGAGAATACCACACTATTTTAAAGATGAAACGTCTGAATCTGGCTTGGTTATTGCTGGCTTATCAAGAGTATAAAGGCACGGAACCCTTCTTTAATGCTTTGTTCAACAAGTTGGTGGGAAATGATAGAGTGCAGCAACAACTGAAGGATGGAGTAACGGAAGAAGAGATTCGTGCCGGCTGGCAGGATGAGGTTGCGGGGTTTATGAAGGTGAGAGAAAAGTATTTGATTTATGATAAAAAAAATGTTGGTTAG